Proteins encoded together in one Thermococcus barophilus MP window:
- a CDS encoding glycosyltransferase family 4 protein, translated as MKITFIYDALYPEVKGGVEKRIYELGKRLAKKHEVHWYTFKWWGDKEIIERDGIIVHGIALPKNLYSGDRRSIREAIDFSFHLLLNRLEKSDIIDCQEFPYIPCYSTKFHSLLSKSELIITWHEYWGEYWREYIGHSAPFGKFLENNLLKITNNHIVVSKLTLANLSKLDSKNFSLIPNGIDLKRIQKVRSHDVKHDAIFVGRLIKHKNIGFLLRSIKFIRSDYPDFTLGIIGDGPERKKLEKLVKELGIYNNVEFLGFLDSHEAVIEHIKSSKVLTFPSLREGFGIVVLEANASGIPVVTVNAPMNASKELIIPGKNGYISELNEKSFAEKILLAYENSRKMKRTCINIARKYDWDVIAKRLEKYYEGVLSEH; from the coding sequence ATGAAAATCACATTCATCTATGATGCTCTTTATCCTGAAGTTAAAGGAGGAGTTGAAAAAAGAATATACGAATTAGGGAAGAGACTAGCTAAAAAACATGAAGTTCACTGGTATACCTTTAAGTGGTGGGGAGATAAAGAGATAATAGAAAGGGATGGAATTATTGTACACGGAATTGCTCTCCCCAAAAATCTGTACAGTGGTGATAGAAGAAGTATAAGAGAGGCTATTGATTTTTCATTTCATCTCCTCCTTAACAGACTCGAAAAAAGCGATATTATTGACTGTCAGGAATTTCCTTATATTCCCTGTTACTCTACAAAATTCCATTCCCTGTTGAGTAAATCTGAACTCATAATAACTTGGCATGAGTATTGGGGAGAATATTGGAGAGAATACATTGGTCATTCGGCACCTTTTGGCAAGTTCCTTGAAAATAATCTGCTGAAAATTACAAATAATCACATTGTTGTTTCAAAATTAACGCTTGCAAATTTATCAAAATTGGACTCTAAAAATTTTTCCTTAATACCAAATGGTATTGATTTAAAGCGAATACAAAAAGTTAGATCTCATGATGTAAAACACGATGCAATATTCGTAGGTAGGTTAATAAAACACAAAAATATTGGATTTCTCCTTAGATCCATAAAATTCATTCGTTCCGATTATCCAGATTTTACTTTGGGTATAATAGGTGATGGCCCAGAGAGAAAGAAGCTTGAAAAGCTTGTGAAAGAGCTTGGAATATATAATAATGTGGAATTCTTGGGATTTTTGGATTCTCATGAGGCAGTCATTGAACACATTAAATCATCAAAAGTTCTCACATTCCCATCTTTACGAGAAGGATTTGGTATAGTTGTTTTGGAAGCGAATGCTTCTGGCATACCTGTAGTTACAGTTAATGCTCCCATGAATGCATCAAAAGAATTAATTATTCCGGGAAAAAATGGCTATATCAGTGAACTAAATGAAAAATCTTTTGCAGAGAAAATTTTATTAGCTTATGAGAATTCGAGGAAAATGAAGAGGACATGCATAAACATAGCGAGGAAATATGACTGGGATGTTATAGCAAAAAGACTTGAAAAATACTACGAGGGTGTTTTAAGTGAGCATTGA